The window TAATCAGACTTCTTTTGCAACTTATTTCTATCTTTCACAGGGCAGGCCCAAGAGTCACAATGATGAAGAGCATAAATTGCACAAGAAAATGGATGAATCAGCTCGGAGCAAAGAACACGAAGACAGTAAACTTAATCATGAGAATGTGAGACAACATACAACTTCTAAAGCGAAAAGGGAGCATCATTCATCTTATGGCAGAAAGGAAGTCCCTGGTGATGTACATAGTTTGCCTAAGGGAAGGGACAGTGACAAACAAAAAAGAGATAATTTAAGTCGCGCATCCAACAGAAATTTGGATGACATACCTCCAATCAAAGATGGCAGAAAATGGAAACAAAATGAACCAGATATCAGTAGCTGTGTATCTAAAGAAGAATCTGATGACAAGAAGCCATTCTATTATAGGTCATTTCAGCCTAATTACACCAAGTCAAGAGCATGCATTACAAACAGCAGTTCAGATGTATCTCCTACTTGTTCCACTGAGGAGGCACAGAAACATACAGAAATGACTCAGATGAAGGTTCAGTTGTCCAAAGAAGAAGGTACATGTGTAAATGATACAATCAAAAAGCCAAAACCAAAATCAGTTAGGAGGACACGTCTGCAGCCGATGCATGGTTCTGAGGAGGACTCAGATAGATTGAAAGGCGAGGAGAGAGGAAAGAGCCGTACTAGTGGAGTGAAAGATAACGGAAAACATGGCATAAGAATCACAAAAGGTGATCATCACGATCAACGGGATGAAGAGGAAAAGATGATGGACAGGCTTTTGTTACACTATACTCGGAAACAGCTTCAGAATGAAATTCAGAAACCAAAATCAGTTGTTAAGTTACCTAAACTAGCTGAAGTTGACGCTGGTGAAGTTTCAAGGCAGAGATTTCCAAATGGTCCATCAGGCCGAGCAGCAATTACTCCCATTGAATTGAAACAGGCAAGTTCAGTAGCACTCAGAGTCAGAGAAGGGCACACACAGGCAAATTCCTTTGAGCATGATATGTTGAGTCCAAATGGGCATATCCATCCCAAGCTACCGGAGTATGATGACTTTATCACTCGACTCAGGCGAATATAGTGTTGAATCGGCGATTCAATTTAAATCCTGAATCCGTCTCTAACTCAACTGGCAGCTAGCTCTAACAAGGAAGTTTAAAGAATAAATTTGAAGTCAATTAGATGTATCATTATGCCATTCTTCATATTACTAATGGCTTTCTCATCATATTCTCTGTCAACAAGTTAGGACTGTAATCAGGAAGTAGTATAGAAAATGCTTACCTTATCATTTATTTGTAAATGGGAAATTAGTTCTAGAACTTGACTACAAGTTCTTAACATGAGTAAGAGAGATGAGTATTCAACTGTAGTCATAAGGAGATTAACTGAATTCGAACGTGGAACAGGTAAGTTACTACTTTTTCTCAGGGGCGGACCTAGGTTCGACCGAAACCAGTAACTTTAATCTTAACTCTATATTTGTATTATATGTACAACAATTAAATTTAAAACTCAGTTACTAATTTTCCTAAAATTTGAAATCCATGAAGTTCAAATCTTGGCACCGCCTCTGCTTTTACTAGATTACAATTTAATGCTTATCAAATGATTTATATGTAATTAATTACCTAATAAATAACCTGATTATGTAAATACTTTTTGATATTATCAGTGCATAGACCTCAAAATCTAACCTTTTAACACTCAGCTATTCTATTGGGTGCACAAATAGTCATTCTAAGGGATGCTATTCAGAGATTATTCAGCTGAAATTTTAAACTGAAAATCTTAATTTCAGGACAATTCATGATATTTTTGTCatgaaaaactgaaattcaggacGCACCGGCTAATTCCTAAGTAACCGCCCTTTATAGTGGCTACCTGGTGTTATTTCTACGATATTATTGGTTCAATTTCTGCCAATGTGCTGTTAATGGACCCCGTGTACAAAAGGCCAATCAAAATCAACAGTTGAAGAAAGCCCATTTAATCAGTTTAGGACCCATATTCAACCAGCCCGAGTTTGGGTGCACATAGATATCTATATTTAGTATAATGAAGAAGCAAATTTGGACAGAGAAAGTATATACCGTCACCTCACGCATACAACTTAAACTCAAAAGGAAATACATTACACTGTAGATATACATCTTTTTCGCCTATATAAGTTTGTCCGCTCCTATGTTTCCCCATGCATTTGCACAATCTAAAAATCTCAACAACCACAAAAACTCAGAGTCTCAATTCACCTTTCAGATCACAAATTAACACCCTGTTTTGTCCACTCAGTACTCTCATGGATGACTTAGACAATGGAATTAGCGTCTGCTGTAGGCGGAGCTACTCCGGCAGAGAGTACAAACGTTTCGCATCGTATAAATTGCCGGCCGTTAACAGATCGAACAAAGCACCGGCCATCTGGAGATTGCTGTggagaaagatgaagaaagagagGAAGAAAATTTTTGAACACTCCAAGTCCAAATCAATGCGGTTTACTTATGATCCACATTCTTATTCTCAGAATTTCGATCAAGGTTCAGCCATTTTGGCTGACGCTCAGGAACTTTCTCGATCATTTTCCGCTCGTTTTGCTGTTCCTTCTAGAATCTTCCCCAAGAATGAATTAATTGTTTGATGGAGAATCAAGAGAACTCTAGAAACTGGAGAAGCATCAATCTTTGTGTAATTCTAGTTGTCATTTTTATTTCTTCTGTAAATATATTGTACTCTAATTTGGTGTTAATTATGACAAAATtaatttagatattatgtttgGCGTTCTACTGCAAACTCTTCTATTACTTCTTACGCGGCAGCAGTTTATTCTAATGTTGTTGGTAAATAGGCAACTTTTTTGGGGCGGGTTTAGGAATTTTAGAATATGGATGCCCTACTAATAAAAAACGGTAAAAAAATGTAAATGGAAATTGATCATAAATAGTGAGTGATTCAATGCTCATTAAGTGTATCATTTAATCTTTTTGGAGCATGCCAACAGATTATATTAGACAATTCTagaaaatatgtacataaaatatttAGACAAAATGATCATGGGTTCACGTGCACCGTTGATGAAGCATTAAATCCGCCCTTGTTTGCACTGTCATTGTAAGGGACTTTTACACCATTAAGTCATCTTTACCTATTGCACCCATTAACTTATCTTATTTTTAAGATTACAAATCTCACCAATATACATTCGTTGGATGATCTAATAATGTAATTTTCTGTACACGGAAAGTGTATAATACTGTACACTGAAAGTGTATAGTTATAACTTAAACTAAGTCATTTGAATTTTCTTATAATGACTTTTAATTTTAACTTGTTAAGAATTTTCTTATGATCTTATCCATGTTGTCCATGAAAGTTCTAACAATTAACTTCTGTTATCACAAGTAAAGTTAGATGCTTTATGGATATATagatcttctttttcttctttttgaactttatttttcttttgatcAGCTATATATGCTTTACAGGTTATTCCGTCCCCTTATCTTGACTTCTTTTTCTCATTCGATGTTGAAGTAACCCAATAAAGGCAATAAGAATATTTCATTGAGTTCCTTTTTTGCTGTTGAATAGATGACAAAGCTTAGCACACAATCGAGAAATGTTTTCAGTGAATCTTTTTCCCATGTGGAAAAAATGACGGCTGACCAAAATGCAGGGGCGGATGTAGCATTCAACGGGCGGATTTAATTGGATTCATAACTTTTAAGACGGAACATAATTTTATGCGTAACAATTAATAAAATTACAAAATAGTAAATATGAACTCCTAACTTTACAAGTATAATGAGTTTAATGATAAGAACTTTAAATATTGAATCCATACAAGTTTAAATTATTGATCCGACTCTGCGAAAATGCCGCACAAATCCATAAATGATCCACTAAGTTTCTTTTTGCTATCGTCAAAGGACACCATTAGCAAGACAGAGCTATCCTTGGTGAAACTTGAATATCATTTACCGAAAAATTATATATTGtacatatatattattttttatgtatatatattaaatgttgaACACATTTAATAAAATTTTCTGGCTCTAACCCTTGACCTTATGCAAACGAAGAACTCTTGCCTAAATTTAAGTTTAAACAAGATTAGGTGATGGAATTACTCATTTGAGGGTCACAAGTCAATAGTGAAGGCCGTTAAATTTTTACATTATATTATATCATGAGAGGCTAGCTAGCTATGGTTGTATTTTGTATTATTAGTGTAAAGCCaaattaatatataaattatgcagGCCGAATAGGCTAAAAATAAATTCTGCATTTCTGCTTAGATGCACCAGCATCTATATTGACTATCCTGGATTTCATGGTATTGGTATTGGTATTCCTTTAGTTTTAAGATAGATTTGTAGGAGCTCTATTCAGAATATAGATAGTTGTTTTTAAAAGTTTCACCCTTGACATcatatttttcatcatttttatgAGAGTACGATTTTGTCTTTCAGCTATATCATTCTATTCAGGAACACCTTGCATGGTGTATTGTATTATTATCCCATATTCTTGTAAAAATAAAGCAAAAGGTCTCATACATTGATTAATTAGACTCATTATATTTTCTATAGTACTCACCACCGTCGTCAGCAGAAGCGGATTCAGGATCTGATGGCTATGGGTGGTGGTGTATTTAATATATAAACTTACTCCTAGTCAAGGAGGCTGTATTAGGGTGTGCATCTAGTCGATTCGCATTATTTTGAATTAATTATGTTCACTGCACAATATTATTTTGGTGCATAAAAAAACACGTGACAATCAAACTGAAAATGTTTGATTCTTgatttgaaattaaaaaaataacatcaactaagtaaaAAACGAAAACTGATATCAAAAGCatattcaaataaatattttgagatctagaaaaaaatataagtaaatatacttttataataaataattataCATGGAGTTAAAATACAAAAATGGAAACAAGAGAAACTAAAGGTGTCAAAGGGGTGGGCCGGGTCGGTCCGGGTTGACTAAAAAGTGACCGGTCGGTCATCAATTCGGACCGATTACCGATTTTTTCAAACAGGGTTTAACGGGTCCGGGCCCATCCGGTGAAATATTGAACCGGAACGGTTACGGGCCTAAGGGGCCgggtttattttttattttttgtattttgtataactatcgtaatttatattaatataaagtaagaatataaaacaaaaaaataatcttataaaaagagtgttaGAATAAAGGATGCAAAGGCTTTAAAATTCTTATATTTGAAcatttcattaagaatttaagataatagaatacaatgaagatggaaaaaaattgcacttataatttgcaagttctttttttatttcaaacttgcaaactaaagtttacatttaacaacaactaaattaacgaaaaaagagtaaattcaaagtttaattattaaatataaaattataaatccagaacttcaaaggttttgcattgccttagtaagttcttcataatcaatatgaacttcttggccTTCTTCTGGAGTTTTAACTTCAAAGGCTTTCATAGtttcatttcaaatttttattgcATAACAATACTTTAAATTAATCAAACAAACTAAAACATTAAGCATAAATACgtctaataattttaaaataacacaAATTATTTCAAATCaacttaaaatcttaaatacgaATTCCTGGAGAACGCTCAAGACAACTCTTCAGATACCTCCTTAAACAGCCTGTGCCTTTCCACTTTCGACGAAGATTTAAAACTCGACCACAGTTCTTGCATTTTACTTTGTgaacttctttattttcttctaccACCTCAAAGTGTTCCCAAACATATGAGCGTACTCTAGAAGCACGGGGCATGATTTAActtgaattgaaaatttgagtttgagaaatgagagatgagtgaagaaatgaagaagagggggtgtatttataatttttcaaagggctaaattagtaattactaaaagtgttattttttaaaataattgccCAAAAAAGGGCTATTCTTACAATGGGCAATAGTCAAATTGGAAGCTAACTGTTACCAACAGTCaaatgaattttaaaaaaataatcagAAAATAGCCGTTGAACCGGTCCGGCCCGGCCTGGTTAACCGGCTCAACAATGATTTTTCTTGATCGGGTTTGACCGATCCGGTTAACCGGTAATGAAAATGTAAACATCCCAACCCCCAAACCCAGCCCTATCCGACCCCCACCACCGATCCGGGTTAATGCCGTTCTGGGATGGTCCGGAACCGGGTCAACCCGACCCGTTAAACACCCTTAAGAGAaactaagaaaaagaaaatatggaAAGAGGGAACAACGGCaaagaggaaaaataaaatttaaacttGCACAAATGTGAGTAGAGTGCGTATCGGTCATGGGCCTTGAGCCAGGCGTTGGGCAATTTGACCATGGCATCGACAATCACTTTGTGATTTAGGGTGtcattctttatttatttatcttttcgGAACGTTTTTACATGCAATACAAGTACATACACGAAGTTCTACCGAACGACTGAGTGGCGTACCACTCCCTCTTATCAACATAGATCCACCCCTGGTCGTCAGACCTCACTATCTAATACGCCTTCCTAAGTTATTTTTCAACTTTAGTCTTATAAATTTAAAACTTATCAAGTGCTTCAGATTTCTCTTTTAAAAGGTATATATAACAATATCTTGAAAAGttatcaataaaagtaataaagtaTTTATGATTGGTCAAAGTAGGTGCATAAGGTTCACTAACACGAGTATAAATAATTTTCAAGAATTCAGAGCTCCTAGTGGAACCCTCTCCCTTAACCTTGGTCATTTTGCCTTTAACACAATCCACAGAAAATTTAAAATCTTTTGCATCAagaacaaataaaatattttttctttaccAATTGCTtaatttttcttaaaaaatatgACCAAGACAACTATGTCATAACGAGTAAGACGTTTTACTCATAGCAGGCTTTTTGTGAAAAATAGTTTCAATATTACAGAAAAAATTTCATTCAACACATTTAAGCGATATAAACTATCACTTAAAAATAACATCAGTAACAACATGTGAATCGCAAAAAAGTTTAATAAAATCAAGATGTAGCTTAAACGAATAACCAAGCTTGCCGAAAAGTGAAACAGAGACTAACTTTCGTCTCATAAACGGTACAAAATAGTATTTTTCTAAATAAATACTAGAATTATTTTGGAAAGACAAAATAGCAGTCCCTATAAACTCTACTTTCGCTTTTAGTCTATTGCCCCTCAACAACATTTATTTCAGCCTCTTTTGGTTCTATCTGCTTGCCAGGTGCTGCAAGTCATTGGTTACATGAATAATTATACTATTATCCAATTACGAAAAATTTAAAGGAACATCCACTAAATTAGTTTCAAAGCAGACAAAAGCCAAAAAAATTACTTGGTTTCTTTTTCAGAGGACAATCAACTTTCTTGTGACCTACTTATTTGCTATCCTAACACTTGATTTCTTTCTTAATCACAACTCGAGGATTAATAGAATTATGAGATTGATCTTGGCTACCACTAGGCTTATTAACATGACCACTATAATCACTGGATAATGAGACTGACCATGTTTCCTTTTATGGAATTTAGGTCCACCTTCTTTTATAAGAGGGATAATCAGCTGATCTAGACGAACTAACAAGGTTCACTATGCCCTCACCTTTATCCTTTCGGGTCCTGCCTTCCTCTACCACAAATAATGATAAGCTCATTAACACTCCACTTATCCTTTTGCGCATTACAGGTTGTCTTAAGCTGGCCAAACTACCCAGGAAAGGACCCCAGAAATTGATAAACAAGAAAATTATCAGTAATGGTTACACCTAATTATTGGCTTAGTAGCAATGCTAATCAATTTCATAATGTGATCGCGGAACACTACATACAAGGCCATACCTTATGATGGATAGGAAATTAATCAAGCTACCTATCTCAGCTTTATCAAATTCTAGGAATTTCTATCCAATGGCCTCGAAAAATCTTTTACATTTTTATTAGCCTTGATTGCACCTTTTATGCGATCAGAAATGGATCTCTTTATGCTCATAAGGCTCAATTTGTTATCCTTCATCTATTTCTCATATTTAGCTTTTTCATCAAGAGTGCTAGTAGTTGTAGGTTCAGGATGCAAATTTCAGGTCCATTAGGCCTAACATTATTTCAACATCTTATTTTCACTTATTGTAGTTGCTACTAGTAAGAGATTCAATTGAATTCAATTAAGTAGTCATGTTGTTAGCAACTACATAAGCAAGCAACACTAAAGTTAGAGAAAATCATTAACATGAATATATAAATCAAAAAGTCAAAGACATCTATTGCACCCTTCCTTTTGGTAGACGATGTAATTGTCTCCCCTTTAATAATCAAGGAGTTCAAAATATTCATTGTATCCTCACTTTTAGGCAAGAGATTCAAAATCTCTCCCCCATGTTATACAAagtatttattttgttttttggaCAAGGCATACATCATGTGtccttatttgtatttttttcacAAAAGAAGGTTTAGAAGCCCAGTTTTAGATCCACGAACACAACAGAACCTGTGAACTAACCCTCAAGGCCCAATACCTACTTAGTCCAGAGTGCACACATCAGTTGTAGAAGAGTTAACACCTCTAGATACATCTAGGACCACTAGAAACCACCCTTCAGTCAAAAAAAGGAAGAATATTTTTAGTAAATTATAAAATCGAAAATTCTACACAAACCCCAACTCTCTTGTTCCTCTTTATTGCTCTCCCTTAAACCCCTTTTATTTT is drawn from Nicotiana tomentosiformis chromosome 12, ASM39032v3, whole genome shotgun sequence and contains these coding sequences:
- the LOC104115283 gene encoding uncharacterized protein, whose product is MFDALLKSKFYTKCKSVIKLTKTRIEMIRKKREAMLKYLKNDMVDLLKSGLDVNAYNRAEGLMFELNISICYDMLEHNSLHISSHLAIMSKQRVCPEDCREAASTLMFAAARFSDLPELRGLRATFTERYGNSLELFVNKEFVEKLKSQPPTKEMKLQLMRDIAVESGIKWNSRDLEQKLYKQLMSEQGRPKSHNDEEHKLHKKMDESARSKEHEDSKLNHENVRQHTTSKAKREHHSSYGRKEVPGDVHSLPKGRDSDKQKRDNLSRASNRNLDDIPPIKDGRKWKQNEPDISSCVSKEESDDKKPFYYRSFQPNYTKSRACITNSSSDVSPTCSTEEAQKHTEMTQMKVQLSKEEGTCVNDTIKKPKPKSVRRTRLQPMHGSEEDSDRLKGEERGKSRTSGVKDNGKHGIRITKGDHHDQRDEEEKMMDRLLLHYTRKQLQNEIQKPKSVVKLPKLAEVDAGEVSRQRFPNGPSGRAAITPIELKQASSVALRVREGHTQANSFEHDMLSPNGHIHPKLPEYDDFITRLRRI